The Dissulfurirhabdus thermomarina DNA window GCTGGCCCGGCTGTTGGGGGCGCTGGCGGGGATGGCCGAGGTGGACTTCGCCCTGAAGGGGGGCGGGCGGGGGGCCCCGGAGGTGGTGCTCGAGGCGCTCTTGCTGCGCCTTTGCCAAGGGAGGACGGCCGCATGAGCGGGGACCCGGCGACGGGAGAGTGGCGGCGCCTGGCCCGCTTCCTCTTCGAGGGGGCCATGCTGAAGCGGACCTGGCGGACGGGGTACGCCTTCCTCGGCCAGGGGCGCGAGTCCGTGGCCGCCCACTCCTTCGGCATGGCGCTCATCGGCTGGATGCTCGCCCGGCGCCACGGCGGGGCCGACGCGGCGCGGGTGATCCAGCTCTGCCTCGTCCACGACCTCCCGGAGGCCCGGACCGGGGACGCCAACGCCGTCCACAAGCGTTACGTGACCCTGGACGAGGCGGCCGCGGTGGCCGACATGACCCGGGATCTGCCCGGCGGCGGGGAGATCGCGGATCTGCTGGCGGAATGGCGGGCCGGGGAGACCGTGGAGGCCGCCCTGGCCCGGGACGCGGACCAGCTCGACATGCTCTTGTCCCTCAAGGTCCACCTCGATACCGGGAGCCCCGATGCGGGCCGCTGGATCCCCCACGTG harbors:
- a CDS encoding HD domain-containing protein; this encodes MSGDPATGEWRRLARFLFEGAMLKRTWRTGYAFLGQGRESVAAHSFGMALIGWMLARRHGGADAARVIQLCLVHDLPEARTGDANAVHKRYVTLDEAAAVADMTRDLPGGGEIADLLAEWRAGETVEAALARDADQLDMLLSLKVHLDTGSPDAGRWIPHVRARLRTETGRALARAILEENWASWWMEELLAGGAGGASPPPGDESGGSG